In one window of Candidatus Sulfuricurvum sp. RIFRC-1 DNA:
- a CDS encoding glycosyltransferase family 4 protein, with protein sequence MKKILFIFHDTNMTGSSITLFRIIENIIPLNKYDIHIAFASEDGPMLDLFKPYNVAIHPFKKHSHGNLFIKLLTRILHFFKYPFFLYNIRPDLVYSNTLMNIGEVILSRIMGINTLVHAHEGKDIIRKYLLPIKVEDYFVDEYIVVSNYALQSLNMFTRQHTKKHVIYNGIKPSNQTASYLNKNTTIRLSVIATIHRNKAQLIAIKALELLLANTSFSIQLNFFGKLADTTYYNELQEYINNKNLTQYVHFHGEITKQNQMYHQTDILLITSLDETFSLTALEALNTLTPVIASNVGGLSEVIENNISGLLFEVGNFQELSEQIIRIINDNLLREQIINKAHLRVIEKFNIESITKQISAVIDNALNHTK encoded by the coding sequence ATGAAAAAAATCCTCTTTATTTTTCATGACACCAATATGACAGGTTCATCTATAACTCTGTTCAGAATTATTGAAAATATTATCCCTTTGAACAAATATGATATTCATATTGCCTTTGCATCTGAGGATGGACCGATGTTGGATTTATTCAAACCATACAATGTTGCAATTCATCCGTTTAAAAAACATAGCCATGGAAACCTTTTCATAAAGCTATTAACACGAATACTGCATTTTTTTAAATACCCATTTTTCCTATACAACATCCGACCTGATTTAGTTTACTCAAATACATTAATGAATATCGGAGAAGTCATTCTTTCGCGAATTATGGGAATCAATACTCTAGTCCACGCTCATGAAGGAAAAGATATAATCCGAAAATATCTTCTACCTATTAAAGTTGAAGATTACTTTGTAGATGAATATATTGTTGTATCAAATTACGCACTTCAAAGTTTAAATATGTTCACTCGTCAACATACAAAAAAACACGTTATTTATAATGGAATTAAGCCCTCAAATCAAACTGCTTCTTACTTAAATAAAAACACTACAATAAGACTTTCGGTAATCGCAACAATACATAGGAATAAAGCACAATTAATCGCAATAAAAGCATTAGAACTTCTTCTTGCAAACACATCATTTTCAATCCAGCTAAATTTCTTTGGGAAACTAGCCGATACAACCTATTATAATGAGTTACAAGAATACATAAACAACAAGAATTTAACCCAATACGTCCATTTTCATGGTGAAATTACAAAACAAAACCAAATGTACCATCAAACGGATATCTTATTAATTACCTCTTTGGATGAAACATTTTCATTAACCGCACTAGAAGCTTTAAACACTTTGACCCCCGTAATCGCTTCCAATGTAGGTGGATTATCCGAAGTTATTGAAAATAATATTTCTGGGTTATTATTTGAAGTGGGTAATTTTCAAGAACTCTCAGAACAAATCATTCGTATTATTAACGATAATTTACTCCGAGAGCAAATCATCAATAAAGCACATTTGCGAGTCATAGAGAAATTCAATATTGAATCAATTACAAAACAAATATCCGCTGTTATTGATAATGCTCTAAATCACACGAAATAA
- a CDS encoding sugar transferase produces the protein MILKRLFDLLLASVAAVILLIPFLIVSLMVRLTSKGPILYWSQRVGKNNLLFSMPKFRSMRVGTPAVATHLLSNPETLLTPIGSFLRRSSLDELPQLWSILKGDMSFVGPRPALFNQEDLIAQRTAANVHTLTLPRGHVMLWRGPVSPTISPESEPLYRN, from the coding sequence ATGATTCTCAAACGACTTTTTGACCTGCTCTTAGCCTCCGTTGCCGCTGTGATACTGCTGATTCCGTTTCTCATCGTCTCACTGATGGTTCGTCTTACCTCAAAAGGTCCCATCCTCTACTGGTCACAAAGGGTGGGGAAAAACAATCTCCTCTTTTCAATGCCTAAATTTCGGAGTATGCGCGTGGGTACTCCGGCAGTAGCGACCCATCTGCTCAGCAATCCCGAAACTCTTCTAACCCCGATAGGTTCCTTTTTACGCCGCAGCAGTCTCGATGAGCTTCCGCAGTTGTGGAGTATCCTCAAAGGGGATATGAGTTTCGTGGGGCCCCGTCCCGCTCTCTTTAACCAAGAGGACTTGATCGCACAGCGAACGGCTGCGAATGTCCATACCCTCACTCTGCCGAGGGGGCACGTGATGCTCTGGCGGGGTCCAGTCAGCCCAACGATCTCTCCGGAGTCGGAACCTCTGTATCGCAACTGA
- a CDS encoding NAD-dependent epimerase/dehydratase family protein, with the protein MKYKNMLITGGAGFIGSNLSLKLIEKGYNVTVLDNLSPQIHSENSPLFHSIKDKVNFISGTVLCYDDWKKALEGIDVVVHLAAETGTGQSMYEIEKYTDVNIKGTSIFLDILANEKHSVKKIIVASSRAIYGEGKYSCDIHGIVYPSERKNIDMKNGDFEAKCPQCAGNLNLMPTDEESKIHPTSIYGITKQVQEQMFMVMGKSLGIPAVAFRYQNVYGVGQSLSNPYTGILSIFSTRIKNGNEINIFEDGKESRDFVYVDDVVDATIMGIEKDEANHHVFNVGLGVGIDVLTVANTLIKAYNSNSKITLSGNFRLGDIRHNYANISKIKELLGFEPKVNFVEGIQRFTTWVNQQEVVEDKYAESIEEMKEKGLYK; encoded by the coding sequence ATGAAATATAAGAATATGCTCATCACCGGAGGGGCAGGTTTTATCGGCTCGAATCTCAGTTTAAAACTCATAGAGAAAGGGTACAATGTAACCGTACTCGATAATCTTTCTCCCCAAATTCACAGTGAAAATTCTCCTTTATTTCACTCTATTAAAGATAAAGTTAACTTTATATCAGGAACCGTTCTTTGCTATGATGACTGGAAAAAAGCCCTTGAGGGCATCGATGTTGTGGTCCATTTAGCCGCAGAAACAGGTACCGGGCAATCCATGTATGAAATAGAGAAATACACAGATGTTAATATCAAAGGAACTTCAATATTTTTGGATATTTTAGCCAATGAGAAACATAGTGTTAAAAAAATTATTGTGGCATCTTCTCGAGCCATCTATGGTGAAGGAAAATATTCATGTGATATTCATGGAATTGTTTATCCCTCTGAACGAAAAAATATAGACATGAAAAATGGTGATTTTGAGGCTAAATGTCCTCAATGTGCCGGAAATCTAAACTTAATGCCCACCGATGAAGAGAGTAAAATTCATCCTACATCCATATACGGAATCACAAAACAAGTCCAAGAACAAATGTTTATGGTCATGGGAAAATCACTAGGTATTCCTGCTGTTGCATTCCGATACCAAAATGTGTACGGTGTGGGACAATCTCTCAGCAATCCGTACACAGGAATTCTGTCTATCTTTTCTACTCGAATCAAAAATGGAAATGAGATTAATATATTTGAAGACGGGAAAGAGAGCCGTGATTTCGTTTATGTCGATGATGTTGTCGATGCCACAATAATGGGTATTGAAAAAGACGAAGCCAATCATCACGTTTTTAATGTAGGTCTCGGAGTGGGAATTGATGTTTTAACGGTAGCCAATACTTTAATCAAGGCCTATAATAGCAACTCCAAGATAACACTCTCGGGAAATTTTAGGCTCGGTGATATCCGACACAACTATGCCAATATATCTAAAATAAAAGAGTTGCTCGGATTTGAGCCAAAAGTGAATTTTGTAGAGGGAATTCAACGGTTTACCACTTGGGTTAATCAACAAGAAGTTGTGGAAGATAAATATGCAGAAAGCATTGAAGAGATGAAGGAAAAAGGGCTGTACAAGTAA
- a CDS encoding glycosyltransferase translates to MININPLITLCIPTYNSALYLSETLSSIAAQTYENIEVIISDNASTDETPDIIKSYCDRYGWSFYRNEVNIGAGNNFNKLIDLANGEYIAIYHADDIYDPTIVEKSVYAFQQSDNIGLVGTMGTVINSLNQFIYPFYFPTCFGSNQSLLGFDDVLNGILSSNNHEILLITPSIMVKKECYQLLGAFQINERYKSAGDYEMWLRIAHSYQVHIINEQLIHYRIHAGQGSETEIRQSLEINDIIIVMGDYIQKSSDLQLQRNYSKWRDRLLIRTALKQNAASLYDKSNTTLNEITEIKYLFPKLFLNFLNNLKLAAPFRYLRTLYRTLRK, encoded by the coding sequence ATGATTAATATCAATCCACTCATCACGCTATGTATTCCAACCTATAATAGTGCATTATATTTAAGCGAAACCCTTAGCAGCATTGCAGCACAAACCTATGAAAATATCGAAGTCATTATCTCCGATAACGCATCCACGGATGAAACACCTGATATTATTAAATCCTATTGCGACCGTTACGGATGGTCGTTTTACCGTAACGAAGTCAATATTGGAGCTGGAAATAATTTTAACAAACTTATAGATCTGGCGAATGGAGAATATATAGCTATTTACCATGCCGATGATATTTATGATCCAACAATCGTAGAAAAAAGTGTATATGCTTTTCAACAATCAGATAATATCGGCCTTGTCGGTACCATGGGTACTGTTATCAATAGTCTCAATCAGTTTATTTATCCATTCTACTTTCCAACATGCTTCGGATCAAATCAATCCTTACTTGGTTTTGATGATGTTCTAAACGGTATCCTTTCAAGCAATAATCACGAAATATTACTGATAACACCGTCCATAATGGTCAAAAAAGAATGTTATCAACTATTGGGCGCTTTTCAAATTAATGAAAGATATAAATCTGCCGGTGATTATGAGATGTGGTTACGAATAGCTCATAGCTATCAAGTACATATCATCAATGAACAACTTATACATTATCGGATTCATGCAGGACAAGGGAGTGAAACAGAAATTAGACAAAGCCTTGAAATCAATGACATTATAATTGTCATGGGTGACTACATCCAAAAGAGTTCTGATCTGCAATTACAGAGAAACTATAGCAAATGGAGAGATAGATTACTCATTCGTACAGCGTTAAAACAAAATGCTGCATCTTTGTATGATAAAAGTAATACCACACTTAATGAAATCACAGAAATCAAATATTTATTTCCTAAACTTTTTCTAAACTTCCTTAATAATCTTAAATTGGCTGCTCCATTCAGATATCTACGCACTCTATACCGAACATTACGAAAATGA
- a CDS encoding glycosyltransferase family 9 protein produces MNIMVVRNDKLGDFITALPTLYVLKHHNPQNRIIALVAPLNRKLAEACDFIDEVIVDSGEDILELAFKIKQAQINASITLFSNTRVALAQWIARIPIRIAPATKIAQIFYNRRITQRRSEVKMAEFEYNLQLARALFPDISLEFPKPLLPFKDAIKYI; encoded by the coding sequence ATGAATATAATGGTAGTACGTAACGATAAGTTGGGTGATTTTATAACCGCTTTACCGACATTGTATGTCTTAAAGCACCATAATCCGCAAAACCGCATTATCGCTCTTGTCGCCCCGCTCAACCGGAAACTTGCCGAAGCATGCGATTTTATCGATGAGGTAATCGTTGATAGTGGCGAAGATATTTTAGAGCTTGCCTTTAAAATTAAACAAGCCCAAATCAACGCCTCGATTACCCTTTTCTCTAATACCCGTGTCGCATTGGCGCAATGGATTGCCAGAATCCCGATTCGTATTGCCCCTGCAACCAAAATAGCCCAAATCTTTTACAACCGCCGTATCACCCAACGCCGCAGTGAAGTGAAAATGGCGGAGTTTGAATACAACCTTCAGCTCGCCCGTGCATTATTTCCTGATATTAGCCTTGAGTTTCCCAAGCCGTTATTACCGTTTAAAGATGCTATTAAGTACATTTAA
- a CDS encoding STT3 domain-containing protein: MLKLREEQTSIYTLLILIAVAYLFSVGMRFIWVNEVSSMAQFHWNNELMINTNDGYLFAEGARDALAGSSQPNDLSGVGTSVSQLTALLARILPVSFETLILYMPSFLGSLIVIPLILIGRALNQTTMGFIAALLASIAHSYYNRTMTGYYDSDMLNIVFPVLEMYSLILALTHQRNRYLIPITISIALYQWWYPQAYSLDTALLVMVLAYTAIFDRRNLYLYKIALFILIGILSIPLISKIAVAVLIFGWFHWRKELSDKFFWLLFAAIAGIYFFTGGIDPIWFRLKIYLFTQEGENTVASSLQFYNVMSTVREAGEIPFPVFAERISGHTITFLLACGGYIMALIAYRPLIVTLPLVGLGFIAMFAGLRFTIYAVPMMAIGFAFLLLWITQSIQKQWLRILSLIIFSGAALYPNYLHIKEYMTPTVLTTQEVKVLDQFKSTASREDYVVTWWDYGYPIRYYADVKTWIDGGKHSGDVNYPASFVLTAQDPIAIAHMMRLFTEYTEKGYTDTNKTQNDFEYMMSKEGFKDPDELLSALSLPEYQLPQKSRDVYLYLPLRLMEILPTVTLFSNLDLKSPDNRKQPYFYATQSVQDTGKTVELGNGLAIIKEKNILKIGNQEVPIKAFYQVGYDSNNALQINEQIFASEGLNLIFLPSYGRFLVMDDFYLSSTYIQMFVFERYDKNLFEPVILDPLSKIYKLKV; the protein is encoded by the coding sequence ATGCTGAAACTACGCGAAGAACAAACATCTATTTACACGCTGCTTATTTTAATCGCAGTTGCCTATCTTTTTTCCGTAGGAATGCGCTTTATCTGGGTCAATGAAGTGAGTTCGATGGCACAGTTTCATTGGAATAACGAACTGATGATCAACACCAACGACGGCTATCTCTTTGCCGAGGGGGCACGTGATGCTCTGGCGGGGTCCAGTCAGCCCAACGATCTCTCCGGAGTCGGAACCTCTGTATCGCAACTGACTGCCCTGCTCGCTCGTATTCTCCCGGTCAGCTTCGAAACGCTTATCCTCTATATGCCTTCTTTTTTAGGCTCATTGATCGTCATACCGCTTATCTTGATCGGGCGTGCCCTCAACCAAACAACGATGGGATTTATCGCGGCGCTCCTCGCATCGATCGCCCACAGCTACTACAATCGGACGATGACCGGGTATTACGATAGCGATATGCTCAATATCGTCTTTCCGGTGTTGGAGATGTATTCGCTGATTCTCGCCCTCACCCATCAGCGCAATCGATATCTCATCCCTATCACGATCTCAATCGCACTCTATCAGTGGTGGTATCCGCAAGCGTATTCGCTTGATACGGCGCTGCTCGTTATGGTCCTCGCCTATACCGCCATTTTTGATCGCCGTAATCTCTATCTGTACAAAATTGCCCTTTTTATCCTGATAGGGATTTTATCGATCCCCCTCATCAGCAAAATTGCTGTGGCTGTTTTGATATTCGGATGGTTTCATTGGAGAAAAGAGCTTTCGGATAAGTTTTTTTGGCTTTTGTTTGCCGCTATCGCCGGTATCTATTTTTTCACCGGCGGGATCGATCCGATATGGTTTCGACTCAAAATCTATTTGTTCACCCAAGAGGGGGAAAATACGGTTGCTTCTTCGCTCCAATTTTATAACGTTATGTCGACGGTTCGCGAAGCGGGAGAGATACCATTCCCAGTCTTTGCGGAACGAATCAGCGGCCATACGATCACCTTTCTCCTCGCATGCGGAGGGTACATTATGGCTCTCATCGCCTATCGCCCTCTCATTGTCACTCTTCCTCTGGTGGGGCTTGGGTTTATCGCGATGTTTGCGGGATTGCGTTTTACGATTTACGCTGTTCCGATGATGGCCATCGGTTTTGCTTTTTTACTGCTGTGGATAACGCAAAGCATTCAAAAACAGTGGCTTCGAATCCTTTCTCTCATTATTTTCTCCGGAGCAGCTCTCTACCCGAATTACCTGCATATCAAAGAGTATATGACTCCTACGGTTTTAACGACACAGGAAGTCAAAGTACTCGATCAATTCAAATCGACTGCTTCACGAGAAGATTACGTCGTCACATGGTGGGATTACGGCTATCCTATCCGCTACTACGCAGATGTCAAAACATGGATTGACGGAGGAAAACACTCGGGTGATGTCAATTATCCGGCGTCATTCGTCCTAACCGCACAAGACCCGATCGCGATTGCCCATATGATGCGGCTCTTTACCGAATACACGGAAAAAGGGTATACCGATACCAACAAAACCCAAAATGACTTTGAATACATGATGAGCAAAGAAGGATTTAAAGACCCTGACGAATTGTTGAGTGCACTCTCTTTGCCCGAATATCAACTTCCTCAGAAAAGCAGAGATGTTTATCTCTATCTACCTTTGCGTCTGATGGAGATTCTCCCGACCGTAACACTCTTTAGCAATCTCGATCTCAAAAGTCCCGATAATCGGAAACAGCCTTACTTCTATGCAACGCAATCGGTTCAAGACACCGGAAAAACCGTGGAACTTGGAAATGGTCTCGCTATTATCAAAGAAAAAAATATTCTTAAAATAGGGAATCAAGAAGTTCCGATCAAAGCTTTTTATCAAGTGGGATATGATTCGAATAATGCCCTTCAAATCAATGAACAAATATTTGCCTCGGAAGGGTTGAATCTCATTTTTCTCCCAAGTTACGGCCGTTTTTTAGTGATGGATGATTTTTATCTCTCTTCTACGTACATACAAATGTTTGTTTTTGAGCGATACGATAAAAATCTTTTTGAACCGGTCATTCTCGATCCGTTGAGTAAAATTTACAAACTGAAAGTTTAA
- a CDS encoding putative nucleotide-diphospho-sugar transferase: MDKQSFCSFTVCNVAYLYKALSLAESYYNHVGEKINIFLFDKQRDLGDISSLANIFWIEELNIENLEQLSFKYDIIEFSTSLKPFLTMHLLKSHEKVIFFDPDTFLFDNIDSIINLLDTEEIVVTPHYITPQQRGTELSQSDTAMMRFGSFNLGFFAIRKSEESLRFLKWWDERCQDLCYLETQFGIATDQKWVSIAPCFFPSLHISFDLGLNVAFWNLHERKVTASERENRFTINQKFDLIFFHFSSFNEKEPLRLNKRSFDLDLSAETLLHKVILEYSHTSEKYKKRLNTVNTRYSYDFMENGTYISPSLRRAYASMLSSHQFPENHNPFETHGVVEIFAKKNYLLSKTSIGYTSAGVDNLNNNKWKFYFINKLFKLLLFVIGPNQFMNISRLLIFLSSYRLNSKLWKN, encoded by the coding sequence ATGGATAAACAAAGTTTTTGCAGTTTTACCGTATGTAATGTAGCCTATTTATACAAAGCACTTTCGCTTGCTGAATCCTACTACAATCATGTAGGTGAGAAAATTAATATTTTTTTATTTGACAAACAAAGAGACTTAGGCGATATCTCATCCTTAGCAAATATTTTTTGGATTGAAGAGCTCAATATAGAAAATTTAGAGCAATTATCGTTCAAATATGACATCATCGAATTTTCGACAAGTTTGAAACCTTTCCTAACCATGCACTTACTTAAAAGCCATGAGAAAGTTATATTTTTTGATCCGGATACATTTTTATTTGATAACATCGATTCCATCATCAATCTCTTGGATACAGAAGAAATCGTTGTAACACCTCATTACATTACGCCACAACAACGAGGAACGGAGCTTTCTCAAAGCGATACGGCCATGATGAGATTCGGTTCATTTAATCTAGGTTTTTTTGCTATTAGAAAATCGGAGGAATCTCTACGTTTTTTAAAATGGTGGGATGAAAGATGTCAAGATTTGTGCTATCTTGAAACACAATTCGGTATCGCTACTGATCAAAAATGGGTTTCTATTGCCCCCTGTTTTTTCCCAAGTTTACATATCTCATTTGATTTAGGTCTTAATGTTGCTTTTTGGAATTTACATGAACGAAAAGTGACTGCGAGTGAAAGAGAAAATAGATTTACTATTAATCAAAAATTCGATTTGATCTTTTTTCATTTTAGCTCATTCAATGAAAAAGAGCCTCTTAGGCTTAATAAAAGATCTTTCGATCTTGACCTTTCAGCAGAAACTTTATTACATAAAGTAATACTTGAATACAGCCATACCTCTGAAAAATATAAAAAACGATTAAACACTGTAAATACACGATATTCCTATGACTTTATGGAGAATGGCACCTATATTTCTCCTTCATTACGACGAGCTTACGCCAGCATGTTATCTTCCCATCAATTTCCGGAAAACCATAACCCATTTGAAACTCATGGAGTAGTTGAAATATTTGCTAAAAAAAATTATTTATTGAGTAAGACTTCAATAGGTTACACCTCCGCAGGTGTTGATAATTTAAATAACAATAAATGGAAATTTTATTTCATAAACAAACTCTTTAAACTACTTTTATTTGTTATCGGACCGAACCAATTCATGAATATTTCTCGTCTTCTCATTTTCCTCTCCAGTTATAGACTCAATTCTAAGCTCTGGAAAAACTAA
- a CDS encoding nucleoside-diphosphate sugar epimerase/dehydratase, whose protein sequence is MGLTKIVINHPLFKPSFIKRIIFFMVVDFFLFFVSLHFAYALRFDFSIPSYFSDNFYTILITLTLLKWSLLYFNGVYHLTWRYFSLFNAKQVFWSLLLANTLFIIFFFIYPDPFLPLPRSVIVIDLFLSLLLIGAFRLSKRVILERQNKPSTKPMLIIGSNHKAAALVKSSKNADIPYSIQAIIPWEESDYHLCGSSIDGIKVYHPDNLKYVCEMFDIHSAAITVELTQKDLNSLVNNLALYDITDIQRLMILEDNQPSLKEISIEELLARHPHDLDTHILSSFIKGKTILITGAGGSIGSEISMQCQLFGAKKLILIDHSEYNLYQIGERLPNATLKLCSILDRSQLDFIMKSHKPDIVVHAAAYKHVPLCEINISVAIENNILGSRNIIDSSIEHKVAKIVIISTDKAVRPTNVMGTTKRVVELYAQNIDPKQSEIVAVRFGNVLGSSGSVIPKFKAQIEAGGPLTITHPDITRYFMLISEACQLVLQAASIARGGELFILDMGQPVKIADLAQTMIRLYAAKPIEIVYTGLRPGEKLYEELLLDESEHKTSYESITIARATSYPIDKLIQDIDTLNKSTDKIEALRTIVPEFNHTKKLPQ, encoded by the coding sequence ATGGGTTTAACCAAAATAGTTATCAATCATCCGCTGTTTAAACCCAGTTTTATCAAACGAATCATTTTTTTTATGGTTGTGGATTTTTTTCTCTTTTTCGTGTCACTCCATTTTGCGTATGCCCTCCGTTTTGATTTTTCGATACCCTCTTATTTTTCCGATAATTTTTACACCATTTTGATTACGCTCACATTGCTAAAATGGTCTCTACTTTACTTTAACGGTGTCTATCATTTAACATGGAGATATTTTAGCCTCTTTAACGCAAAACAAGTTTTTTGGTCTCTTCTCCTCGCTAATACACTTTTTATTATCTTCTTTTTTATCTATCCAGATCCTTTTTTGCCTCTGCCAAGAAGTGTGATTGTAATTGACCTTTTTCTCTCATTACTCTTAATTGGAGCATTTAGACTCTCCAAAAGAGTCATTTTGGAGCGGCAAAACAAACCTTCAACTAAACCAATGCTTATCATCGGAAGCAATCATAAAGCAGCAGCACTCGTTAAAAGTTCGAAAAATGCGGATATTCCCTATTCTATACAAGCCATCATCCCATGGGAAGAGAGTGACTATCATTTATGCGGTTCATCCATTGATGGTATCAAAGTATATCATCCTGATAATCTCAAATACGTTTGTGAAATGTTTGATATTCATAGTGCCGCCATTACAGTAGAGCTGACTCAAAAAGATTTAAATTCATTGGTCAACAATCTAGCTTTATACGACATAACCGACATACAAAGACTCATGATTTTAGAAGACAATCAACCTTCTCTCAAAGAGATATCAATTGAAGAACTTCTAGCACGCCACCCTCATGATCTGGATACACATATCCTCAGTAGTTTTATAAAAGGCAAAACCATTCTGATTACAGGAGCAGGAGGAAGTATTGGAAGTGAAATCTCAATGCAATGTCAGCTTTTTGGTGCAAAAAAACTTATTTTAATTGATCACAGCGAATACAATCTTTATCAAATCGGAGAACGACTCCCTAATGCAACGCTCAAACTCTGTAGTATTCTCGATCGTTCTCAGCTCGATTTTATTATGAAAAGCCATAAACCGGATATTGTTGTTCATGCCGCCGCATACAAACATGTTCCGCTATGTGAAATCAATATCTCTGTTGCAATCGAAAATAATATTCTAGGAAGTCGTAATATAATCGATAGCTCAATAGAGCATAAAGTCGCCAAAATCGTCATTATCTCTACCGATAAAGCAGTTCGTCCTACTAATGTCATGGGGACAACCAAAAGAGTCGTGGAACTCTATGCCCAAAATATCGATCCAAAACAGAGTGAAATCGTTGCCGTACGATTTGGAAACGTTTTGGGCTCCAGCGGAAGCGTTATCCCGAAATTCAAAGCCCAGATTGAAGCGGGAGGTCCTCTCACGATCACCCATCCCGATATCACCCGCTATTTTATGCTAATCAGCGAAGCGTGCCAACTCGTTTTGCAAGCTGCCTCCATCGCTCGCGGAGGGGAACTTTTTATCCTCGATATGGGGCAGCCGGTCAAGATTGCCGATCTGGCCCAAACGATGATCCGTCTCTATGCAGCCAAACCGATCGAGATTGTCTATACCGGTTTACGCCCCGGAGAAAAATTATACGAAGAACTGTTGCTCGACGAAAGTGAACATAAAACCTCCTATGAATCGATTACAATTGCACGGGCCACTTCGTATCCGATTGACAAGCTGATCCAGGATATCGATACACTCAACAAAAGCACCGATAAAATAGAAGCCTTACGTACAATCGTTCCCGAATTTAATCACACCAAAAAGTTGCCGCAATGA
- a CDS encoding glycosyltransferase family 9 protein produces MYRAFCTEYEISKNVIAFHPGFGGSSDANWTLNEYIELVRLAEADERLDVVMTFGPDEEKLYEEAKTLLGESRVILYRSVGSVVDFAKLLSSFKLFISTSTGTYHLASAVGCETFTFFADTLFASSARWKSIGEKQRHYMIPLNPEGRAVMFEKVKQELKNRLLELV; encoded by the coding sequence GTGTATCGTGCGTTTTGTACCGAGTATGAGATTAGCAAGAATGTAATTGCGTTTCATCCCGGTTTTGGCGGTTCCTCCGATGCGAACTGGACGTTGAACGAATACATTGAATTGGTTCGACTTGCCGAAGCGGATGAGCGATTGGATGTGGTGATGACGTTTGGTCCTGATGAGGAAAAACTTTATGAGGAAGCCAAAACACTTTTAGGGGAGAGCAGGGTAATACTGTACCGTTCAGTAGGAAGTGTCGTCGATTTTGCCAAACTTTTGAGCAGTTTTAAACTGTTTATTAGTACTTCAACAGGGACGTATCATTTAGCGAGTGCGGTGGGATGTGAGACCTTTACCTTTTTCGCCGATACCCTCTTTGCCTCATCTGCACGTTGGAAAAGTATCGGGGAAAAACAGCGCCACTATATGATTCCCTTGAATCCCGAGGGGAGAGCGGTAATGTTTGAGAAGGTCAAGCAGGAGTTGAAAAATCGCCTTTTAGAACTCGTTTGA
- a CDS encoding acyltransferase yields MEVINKDASILFEENISIGQNLHIISGAEMVIGKNTTISANVFITNVDHEFRQIEKHILNQPLLIKETRIGENCFIGYGAVIQAGTTLGKQCIVGANAVVRGNFPDFTVIAGVPARIIKRYDFTSQTWKKTDTKGNFIDEI; encoded by the coding sequence ATGGAAGTGATCAATAAAGATGCATCCATCCTTTTTGAAGAGAACATTTCCATCGGTCAAAACTTACACATCATCTCCGGTGCAGAAATGGTTATTGGTAAAAATACCACTATCTCTGCCAATGTGTTTATCACCAATGTTGATCATGAATTTCGACAAATAGAGAAACATATTTTAAATCAGCCGCTTCTAATAAAAGAGACAAGGATTGGGGAAAACTGTTTCATAGGATATGGTGCGGTCATACAAGCCGGTACAACACTCGGCAAACAATGTATTGTAGGTGCCAATGCCGTCGTTCGAGGAAATTTTCCCGATTTTACTGTGATCGCCGGAGTACCGGCACGAATTATCAAACGATACGATTTTACAAGCCAAACATGGAAAAAAACCGATACAAAAGGAAATTTTATCGATGAAATATAA
- a CDS encoding sugar transferase, protein MPSTKQPGLTGWAQINGRDELPIPQKVALDTEYLQRCSFGFDLKILILTFIKVVKKEGVTH, encoded by the coding sequence GTGCCCTCAACCAAACAACCAGGACTGACGGGATGGGCACAGATCAACGGCCGTGATGAGCTTCCGATTCCTCAAAAAGTAGCCCTCGATACCGAATATTTGCAACGGTGCTCTTTTGGATTCGATCTAAAGATTCTCATCTTAACCTTTATTAAAGTGGTTAAAAAAGAGGGAGTGACCCACTAA